A window of the Dyadobacter pollutisoli genome harbors these coding sequences:
- a CDS encoding uroporphyrinogen-III synthase: MSETINFDQERLKKVTSLLVSQSRPADENSPYYELARKYNIKVDFRPFIQVDGISYKDFRKQKINILDFTAVIFTSRNAIDHFFRICNEGRVEVPATMKYFCISEQTANYLQKYIVIRKRKIFTGTKTAAELIELMRKHKKEKFLYPCSDVRKNDIPEFADTEEFNFVEAVMYQTGSSDLSDLEDVYYDIIAFFSPSGIKSLFDNFPDFKQNFTRIAAFGPTTAKAVEDAGLVLDIQAPLPNAPSMTGALDLYIRKANNI, translated from the coding sequence ATGAGTGAGACCATCAATTTTGATCAGGAGCGGCTTAAAAAAGTAACCAGTCTATTAGTCAGTCAATCCAGACCAGCCGACGAGAATTCACCTTACTATGAATTAGCCAGAAAGTACAATATCAAAGTTGATTTTCGGCCATTCATACAAGTCGACGGCATTTCCTACAAAGACTTTCGCAAACAAAAAATTAACATTCTGGATTTTACGGCGGTAATTTTTACAAGTCGTAATGCCATTGACCATTTCTTCCGGATTTGTAATGAGGGAAGAGTTGAAGTTCCGGCGACTATGAAATATTTCTGTATTTCAGAACAGACTGCGAACTACCTTCAGAAATACATCGTGATTCGCAAAAGGAAGATCTTCACAGGCACGAAAACGGCTGCTGAACTGATTGAGCTAATGCGTAAGCATAAGAAGGAGAAGTTTTTGTATCCCTGCTCCGATGTTAGAAAGAATGATATTCCGGAATTTGCGGATACGGAAGAGTTTAACTTTGTAGAGGCTGTCATGTACCAGACGGGCTCTTCGGATTTGTCGGATCTGGAAGATGTTTACTACGACATCATTGCATTTTTTAGCCCGTCTGGGATCAAGTCACTTTTTGACAACTTCCCGGATTTTAAACAGAATTTCACGAGGATTGCAGCTTTCGGCCCTACGACGGCCAAAGCGGTAGAAGACGCAGGGTTAGTTCTTGATATTCAGGCACCATTGCCGAATGCACCTTCGATGACGGGAGCCCTCGATCTATACATTCGAAAGGCCAATAATATTTGA
- the porK gene encoding type IX secretion system lipoprotein PorK/GldK has protein sequence MNVKVFYRDGVKSLLLVAALMLMQSCGFIKSKFGKGGKEESGISNGEITATARKGFKQTTPAGMVVIPSGSFVMGQADEDIASSMNNMNRRVTISSFFMDDTEITNNEYRQFVNALLVDSVSVLGEEEIMSKYYPDTTVWKKDFAYSNGDPFVEYYYQHPGFDTYPVVGVSWIGAEYFAKWRTNLLHDFQNKEGQFNSTGFRLPTEAEWEWAARGGRAVAKYPWGNPYTMNAKGCFLANFKPQRGNYDADGYPYTGPANAYNPNDFGLYNMAGNVAEWTSDAYTDNATAIVWDMNPEYNNPDEPRKVVKGGSWKDIAYYLQTGTRTFEFETERRAFIGFRCVMDNVNDRGGARARRR, from the coding sequence ATGAATGTGAAAGTGTTCTATCGGGATGGAGTCAAAAGCCTGCTTTTGGTAGCCGCTCTTATGCTCATGCAAAGTTGCGGATTTATCAAAAGTAAGTTTGGCAAGGGAGGAAAAGAAGAAAGCGGTATTTCAAACGGAGAAATTACAGCAACTGCCCGTAAAGGCTTTAAGCAGACTACGCCAGCGGGTATGGTTGTAATACCTTCAGGATCGTTTGTAATGGGCCAGGCAGACGAGGACATTGCGTCTTCTATGAACAATATGAACCGGCGAGTTACGATCAGTTCGTTCTTTATGGATGACACTGAGATCACCAACAATGAATACCGCCAGTTCGTCAATGCCCTTCTGGTTGACTCTGTATCTGTTTTGGGCGAAGAAGAAATTATGTCCAAATACTATCCCGATACAACTGTATGGAAAAAGGATTTTGCTTATTCCAACGGAGATCCATTTGTAGAATATTATTATCAACACCCAGGATTTGATACTTACCCTGTGGTAGGAGTGAGCTGGATCGGCGCCGAATACTTTGCAAAATGGCGTACCAATCTGCTTCACGATTTTCAGAACAAAGAAGGACAATTCAATTCAACAGGTTTCCGTCTTCCTACCGAAGCGGAATGGGAATGGGCGGCGAGAGGCGGTCGTGCGGTTGCCAAATATCCATGGGGAAATCCATATACGATGAATGCCAAAGGATGTTTCCTTGCCAACTTCAAACCACAGCGTGGAAATTACGATGCCGACGGTTACCCGTATACAGGCCCTGCCAACGCTTACAACCCCAACGATTTCGGCCTTTATAATATGGCGGGTAACGTAGCAGAATGGACATCAGACGCATACACCGACAATGCAACTGCTATTGTTTGGGATATGAACCCAGAATACAATAATCCTGACGAACCACGTAAAGTAGTTAAAGGAGGTTCATGGAAAGACATCGCCTACTATCTGCAAACCGGCACACGGACTTTTGAATTCGAAACCGAACGCCGCGCCTTCATTGGTTTCCGTTGCGTAATGGATAACGTGAACGACCGCGGTGGAGCCCGTGCCCGTCGTCGCTAG
- the porM gene encoding type IX secretion system motor protein PorM/GldM: MAGGKETPRQKMIGMMYLVLTAMLALQVSSAIIEKFILLNNSLELSSGAANKLNQETVLKIKAAVEKSGNRAADVAVIKQADEVRKFSADITNELNALKQEIINKAGGGLNEEGGIKNPQEEAKVAELMIATGKKGKAYELKETLNAYTAKLNELSPNKFQMLAMDGREDPVVKGNKEQRNKDFAELNFESTPVAAALAVLSQKQTDIRRMEGEVLNYLASKVGAADVKFDRILAMVSADAKTVVAGTKFKGQMFIAASATGITPRMSLNGSPVKVENGVGLIEFTAQGGGYDKEGLAKRQLQARITIPTPSGRDTTYTMNQDYFVVKPSYQIETGTLPPLYLGCANKLSIQSPALGPLWAPSFSTDGGEIINSGQKGKFTIVPSKAQLNITVSNAGSVLGSEPFRVNKVPKPSLEVRVNGAVFDERRGAPASGTRSIQVIAVPDESFKNFSPEDAKFRVAQVEISLARGTRRITGVTLNGGGGSISSLAQQAQPGDRYVITILKVERQNFKGAVNEVEMGNQFRQVTLY, translated from the coding sequence ATGGCAGGTGGAAAAGAAACACCCCGTCAAAAGATGATTGGAATGATGTATCTGGTACTTACCGCCATGCTCGCATTGCAGGTAAGTTCAGCCATTATAGAAAAATTCATTCTTCTGAACAATTCTTTGGAACTATCCTCCGGAGCAGCGAATAAACTTAACCAGGAAACTGTACTTAAAATTAAAGCCGCAGTTGAAAAATCAGGTAACCGTGCCGCCGACGTAGCTGTAATCAAACAAGCTGATGAGGTACGCAAGTTTTCTGCAGATATTACTAATGAGCTGAATGCATTAAAACAAGAGATCATTAACAAAGCTGGTGGCGGACTTAATGAAGAGGGTGGAATCAAAAATCCTCAGGAAGAAGCCAAAGTTGCTGAATTGATGATCGCCACTGGGAAAAAAGGCAAAGCTTACGAATTGAAGGAAACGCTGAACGCGTATACTGCAAAGCTGAATGAGTTGTCTCCCAACAAATTCCAAATGCTGGCAATGGACGGCAGGGAAGATCCCGTAGTTAAAGGCAACAAAGAACAAAGAAATAAGGACTTTGCTGAGCTAAACTTCGAATCAACCCCGGTTGCAGCAGCATTGGCAGTTTTGAGTCAGAAACAAACCGATATTCGCCGTATGGAAGGCGAGGTTTTGAACTATCTTGCAAGTAAAGTAGGAGCTGCCGACGTTAAATTTGACCGAATATTAGCAATGGTAAGCGCCGATGCTAAGACGGTTGTGGCAGGTACGAAATTTAAAGGTCAGATGTTCATTGCTGCTTCTGCAACTGGTATAACGCCTCGCATGAGCCTGAACGGATCGCCTGTGAAGGTTGAAAATGGCGTAGGACTTATTGAATTCACCGCACAAGGCGGTGGTTATGATAAAGAAGGGTTGGCAAAAAGACAACTGCAAGCCCGCATTACTATCCCTACTCCATCCGGCCGCGATACTACCTATACGATGAACCAGGATTACTTCGTAGTAAAGCCTTCGTACCAGATCGAAACAGGGACTCTTCCTCCATTGTATTTGGGTTGTGCTAATAAACTAAGTATCCAAAGCCCGGCATTAGGACCACTTTGGGCTCCTAGCTTCTCAACTGACGGTGGAGAAATCATCAATAGTGGCCAAAAAGGTAAATTTACGATTGTACCTAGCAAAGCTCAGCTGAATATTACGGTAAGCAATGCTGGGAGTGTTCTCGGATCAGAACCTTTCCGCGTGAACAAAGTTCCTAAGCCTTCACTTGAAGTAAGAGTAAATGGAGCGGTGTTTGACGAAAGGAGAGGCGCTCCGGCCAGCGGAACCCGCAGTATTCAGGTGATTGCGGTACCGGACGAAAGCTTTAAGAATTTCTCTCCGGAAGATGCCAAATTCAGGGTAGCTCAGGTTGAGATTTCATTGGCAAGAGGTACCAGACGTATCACCGGCGTCACATTGAATGGCGGTGGCGGATCTATCTCTTCTCTGGCACAACAAGCACAACCTGGTGATCGTTATGTGATTACCATTTTGAAAGTAGAACGTCAGAATTTTAAAGGGGCGGTGAATGAAGTGGAGATGGGTAATCAATTCAGACAAGTTACGCTATACTAA
- the porL gene encoding type IX secretion system motor protein PorL/GldL translates to MAKNSGPNFFWDKLVPTIYSAGAAVVILGALAKIQHWDFGGPLLTAGLGTEVLIFLLYALQTLTQSNDKDPDWTRVYPELADDYSGPAITRGSTQSSNITAKLDNMLDNAKISPEVFDSLGKGFRNLSDTVGKITDLTDATVATNDYAKNVKSASTAINDMNKSYGVAINAMSSMAEATKDAQSYRDQFQQITKNMGALNAVYELELQDTTKHLKAMNAFYGNLTAAMENMADATKESQVFKNEMSKLTTNISSLNGIYGNMLTAMRGGNA, encoded by the coding sequence ATGGCTAAGAATAGCGGACCTAATTTTTTTTGGGATAAACTAGTACCAACAATATATAGCGCGGGTGCTGCCGTTGTAATTTTAGGGGCGTTGGCAAAGATTCAACACTGGGATTTTGGTGGGCCGTTGCTTACTGCCGGTTTGGGTACCGAAGTACTTATATTTTTACTTTACGCTTTGCAGACTCTGACCCAGTCCAACGATAAAGATCCGGATTGGACACGCGTTTATCCTGAACTCGCTGATGACTACAGTGGCCCGGCAATTACCCGTGGCAGCACCCAAAGCAGCAACATTACCGCCAAGCTTGACAACATGCTTGACAATGCTAAAATATCACCAGAAGTTTTCGACAGCCTTGGAAAAGGATTCAGAAACCTGTCTGATACCGTTGGCAAAATCACTGACCTGACCGACGCAACAGTTGCTACTAACGATTACGCAAAAAATGTAAAAAGTGCGTCAACTGCGATCAATGATATGAACAAATCTTACGGAGTTGCCATCAACGCAATGTCTTCCATGGCAGAAGCAACCAAAGATGCGCAATCATACCGTGACCAATTCCAACAGATCACCAAGAATATGGGTGCCCTGAATGCAGTTTACGAACTGGAACTTCAGGATACAACAAAACACCTGAAAGCAATGAACGCGTTTTATGGTAACCTTACGGCTGCCATGGAAAATATGGCTGATGCTACCAAAGAATCCCAGGTTTTCAAGAATGAAATGTCCAAGCTGACAACCAATATTTCATCTTTGAATGGTATTTATGGTAATATGCTCACAGCTATGCGTGGCGGAAATGCCTAG
- a CDS encoding PorP/SprF family type IX secretion system membrane protein codes for MTLTFTIRSTKYIRLIAILFLLPFCAVGQKDAQFSLFSLNQLYLNPAAAGADGLTKFQLTHRTQYSGYQGTNTDDTGGALSTQLFSFSMPFKNFGFGFYALNDKSGPRTDQDFKVSAAYHIPLAGGQFQVGASAGLFRQAIDYGKLRARDPDDPLIQTGVISEINPDFAVGARYENETFYAGVSLNHFLKPKYQLGSETATNPLPRTLYFNAGVNIELGYLLDIQPIVLVKSDISTVSVEGGATVTYNKRYWIGGTYRQQDTYFIIMGGVYLLSDQSLRLSGAYDMVIGGDNTKSPSSFEVMLSYALPSPKFGKKAIIRTPRFRF; via the coding sequence ATGACTTTGACGTTTACTATTCGAAGTACTAAATATATCCGGCTGATCGCCATTTTGTTCCTCTTACCGTTTTGTGCAGTTGGCCAGAAAGATGCTCAGTTCAGTTTATTTTCTCTAAACCAACTTTACCTTAACCCGGCCGCAGCGGGAGCAGACGGGCTTACCAAATTCCAGCTTACGCACAGAACGCAATATTCGGGTTATCAGGGAACCAACACGGACGATACCGGCGGCGCGCTTTCGACTCAGCTGTTTTCATTCAGCATGCCTTTCAAGAATTTCGGTTTCGGTTTTTATGCATTGAACGACAAAAGCGGACCGCGCACGGATCAGGATTTCAAGGTTTCTGCTGCCTATCACATACCGCTTGCAGGAGGCCAGTTTCAGGTAGGTGCCAGCGCCGGGCTGTTCCGTCAGGCTATCGATTATGGTAAATTACGTGCCCGTGATCCCGACGATCCATTGATCCAAACGGGCGTTATTTCAGAGATCAATCCCGATTTTGCTGTGGGTGCCCGGTATGAGAATGAGACATTCTATGCTGGTGTTTCGTTGAATCACTTTTTAAAGCCAAAATATCAGCTCGGATCGGAAACTGCAACCAATCCACTTCCACGCACATTGTATTTTAATGCCGGTGTGAATATAGAATTGGGATACCTTCTTGACATTCAACCTATTGTACTAGTAAAATCAGACATCAGCACTGTTTCCGTAGAAGGCGGCGCAACTGTTACGTACAATAAGCGATACTGGATCGGAGGCACTTATCGTCAGCAGGATACCTACTTTATCATCATGGGAGGCGTTTATCTTTTGTCGGACCAATCTCTAAGGCTTTCAGGAGCTTACGATATGGTTATAGGCGGGGATAACACCAAATCACCTTCTTCATTCGAGGTAATGCTCTCATACGCATTGCCTTCTCCCAAGTTCGGCAAGAAGGCAATTATCAGAACGCCACGATTCCGATTTTAA
- a CDS encoding gliding motility protein GldN — protein MYDMRRMNGKTIAWSLLSLSLGSGAAFAQEKEDSTANQFSSRPIAEGDVMMKRTLWRRVDLKEKQNISMFSKNNEITRYLLEAAKAGLIDAYTNDSCATKITSDELHKRIVIPNQTAGLSAEEIAAGFGEPAKADDGWANKPKTDPSKTAAATDDGWNNTAKKDPKKEVAVEDDGWGPPKKKSTKKGKNQVAKEEPPVVEPPKVDSSSFDNQIAASDEEYFPDQLSILEIKEDWTFDKKRSRLYNDIQTISIILPSEQTATGLELPVASFRWKDVERLFRSDPKKYIWYNTHNTAQNKNLADAFDLRLFYGRITKFSNANDKAFLDIYNGEKEALIKSLNYEQELMELEHGLWEY, from the coding sequence ATGTATGATATGAGAAGAATGAACGGAAAAACGATTGCATGGTCATTATTATCTTTGTCTCTGGGTAGCGGTGCCGCTTTTGCTCAGGAGAAAGAAGATTCTACTGCTAATCAATTCTCGTCACGGCCCATCGCCGAAGGCGACGTAATGATGAAAAGGACGCTATGGAGAAGGGTGGATCTGAAAGAAAAGCAGAACATTTCCATGTTCTCTAAAAATAATGAGATAACCCGTTATCTTCTGGAAGCTGCGAAAGCTGGCTTGATCGACGCTTATACAAATGATTCCTGTGCTACTAAAATCACTTCGGATGAGCTTCACAAGCGCATAGTTATTCCAAATCAAACAGCTGGTTTATCCGCCGAGGAGATTGCAGCGGGATTTGGCGAACCTGCCAAAGCAGATGATGGATGGGCGAATAAGCCGAAAACTGATCCGTCGAAAACAGCTGCTGCAACGGATGATGGCTGGAACAATACCGCTAAGAAAGATCCCAAAAAAGAGGTTGCTGTTGAAGACGACGGTTGGGGTCCTCCAAAGAAGAAGAGCACAAAAAAAGGCAAAAATCAAGTTGCTAAGGAAGAGCCACCTGTTGTGGAACCACCAAAAGTAGATTCCAGCTCTTTCGACAATCAGATAGCTGCTTCGGACGAAGAATATTTCCCAGACCAGTTGAGCATTCTTGAAATTAAAGAGGACTGGACGTTTGACAAGAAAAGATCAAGGCTGTACAATGATATTCAAACAATATCTATCATCCTGCCATCTGAACAAACTGCTACCGGCCTTGAATTGCCTGTTGCTTCATTCAGATGGAAAGACGTAGAAAGATTGTTCAGAAGCGACCCTAAGAAATATATCTGGTATAACACCCACAATACCGCTCAGAACAAAAACCTTGCAGATGCATTTGATTTACGTTTGTTCTACGGCAGGATCACCAAGTTTTCTAATGCCAATGACAAAGCATTTCTTGACATCTACAACGGTGAAAAAGAAGCACTTATCAAGTCTCTTAATTACGAGCAGGAGCTAATGGAGTTAGAACACGGACTTTGGGAATACTAA